A segment of the Meriones unguiculatus strain TT.TT164.6M chromosome 10, Bangor_MerUng_6.1, whole genome shotgun sequence genome:
CTGAGTCAGCAGCCAGATCCTTCCTAAAGAGCATGCAGAGTGCCAGTTAACACATAGTACATAATCAGGGCTCAGGCTGGGCTAAGACACTGCATACCCTTGCTCTCAAGGCCTCGAAGAGCAGGCCCTTCATTCCATCATTAAGAGTTCAGTGGCACAAGCGAGCTAACCAGTGTATCCCTGTGGGAGAATAAAGGATGGACTAGGAGGTCCTCCTGAAGGTCTAGCAGAGTATAAACCTGACCAAAAACGCTGACCTGGAGGTGCGCTGGAGGCGTCAACGAAGAGGACTCCTGGCTCTGCAGCCACTCTACCCCCAGGGCCTACACAAGTCCATTTGTTTTTTGTAGGACTCTTGTTCAAGGCTGAAAATCTACTTCTCTCTAGTTCACTTTTACTCAATGGCttctgggcttggtggcacataaccataatcttagcacttaggaggctgaggtcagagttgggagtttgaggccacactagtctacaaagcaagaccctgcTTCCCCGCCTCTCAATCGAGTGATGCAGTATACCGTTATGTTGGCTCCTGTCAGCTGGTTGATCCGATGCATGTGTTTACAGAACTCTGGGCCATGTCCTTCCCGGTCTTTATCATTATTAGTGACAAATAAGTAAGCATGTATCATTTCATGCAAAAGAGTCTGGAACAGAAAACCAGCACATTAATCTTCCAGGGCATGTTTGAAGATAAAGATGCATTCTTTCTCAACCTGTATCTTAGCCTTCTGCAGGCCCAAGCACACAAAATTTTGCATATAATATTCCAAGGTCTGCAGAATCCTGTAAACAATTCTCttcaaagaattaaaattgtTCAAGAAGGACCATTTAACTATCAACTCAAACCCTAAAGGTTGGTGAATCCAACCacacaaaaactttaaaattctgaTAGAGAAACCCAAGTGAACGAAGTCAAAACATGACTGCAGTAACTCCACAACACATATCATAGCTCTGAATTCTGAACACAAGGGTCTCCTGATGCCAGCATGGAAATGCTAATCCGAAAGGGCAAACAGCCCAGGTCTAAATGCTGCGCACGATGCAGTCCACTGAAGCCACAACtcaaggtggaggcagaagggtcagggGTTTGGGACAAGGTGAGCTACACCAGGCTCTGCTCCATCACCATCAACCCCCTAAAAATATCTGGATACACGCACGCGCACGTCCACTGAGGAGACAGAGCCAACCCAAATAACAGAGACTCTGTCTCTTAAAGTCAGCAAAACAACCTGGCCAGGAATGGTAGTGTACAACTGTAGACCCAACCCTCAGGTCTGAGACAAGAAGATATTAAAGTTGAAGCCAGGCTATTATCAAGACCCttgtctttagaaaacaaaaaacacaaaacctagcCAGGGTGTGCAGcgcgcgcctttaatcccagcactcaggaaggcagaggcaggcagatcgtttgtgagttcaaggccagtctggtcttaCACTGTCCAGGACaaacaaggctacacaaagaaaccatgtctggaaaaacaaaaaccaaaccaaacaaacaaaacccaaatcaaaacaaacaaaacaaatcctgCAAATTACTGCGTTGAGAACCAGGCTTAAGCAAAGAGTACCTCGACAAGGTcctttctgggtctcagttttAAGAGGGGTTCACTGAGGCGGATGGAGCacattcctcctctcccttcataGGTGCAGATCCCAGCGCACCTGGAAGACAGTCACAACAGATTAGGCCCGCCACATACCCAGGGCAGACAGATCAAAAAGCAAGCCCTAGCctggcatgggggtgggggtaaTGTCTTTAATCACTGCACTGTGGAGGAAGGGGCAGGCTgacctctgagttccaggctggcctggtctacttTAAGATCCAccacagccagggatacacagtgaggccttatttcaaaacaaaacaaaagccagttCATGGGGAGTTCACAGGAAAAAGTCCCTGGAAAAGCTCCTGAGTGGGACACTTGGCTCACCCTCACCCTCTGTCACCCCCTCTGCTCCGCACAGGCGTTCACAGCAGGGAATGGTTTAGCCAACACAAGGGCAGGGGCACTTCTCTATAAAGGGGTCAAAGGGGCGGTTCGAGGTCAGACGTGCACTAGATCTCTACCGCGGACTGCTTTCTGAGTGGCGGTGTGTGTGCTGCGCAGATTACCATCTAGAATTGGATTTCTCAAAATCGGTGAGTAGGAAGGGGATCCTGTCGGCAAATCACCGAGAGCCGTTGGGCTCGGCCCACTCTGGGGTGCAGGCAAGCCTCCCGGTGACCTCTCCCTCCACCGCGAGGCGGGGACACCAACGACAGCTCGGCGGCCTCGCCCTTGCCTACGTTCCGAGCCGTTCGTGGGCGCACTCACAGGGTCATGCGCACACTCCACTTCACCTCCACTGCCTCCAGCTGACCCCAGAAGAAACGGTCGTTAAACTGCAAGAAGAGCGCCTGCAGGTCCGGGGTGGGGTCCACCAGCTCCCAGGACGCGTCCACCAACGACACGGGCTCCCGCGCCGCCGCGCGCCGCGCCGCCTGCACGTCCCACTCCTCCTGCAGACGCAGCGCAACCACCAGGTCCTCGTCCATCGCGCCACTCCCTCCTGAGCGGCTCGGAAGACGCCGGCCGCGCTCGTGCAGCTCACTGATCTCGCGAGACCTCCGGGCTCGGCCGGCTGCCGGGTGCGCGCGGGCTCGCCTCGAACGCCCAACGGAAGGTAGCTCGGAGCCGCCCCGCGGGCACAGCTCTAGGAACGCGGGGCTCGGGCTAGGGATGGTTTCGGGAGGCCGGCCGTCTCCTGGAAGTGCAACGCTGCACCTCCAGTCCGGTCCGCGCCCGAATCTCCCGACTTCCGCACTGGCTTGTCCGCGCACGCGCCCTAGGCCGCTGGCGTTCTCGCGCATGCGCGTTGCCAGCGCCCCGCCCCCGGCGCAGGCGCAGTACGAGAGTCTCGACTCCGGCACAGGCGCAATGCGGCGCTGGGCCCCGGCGCCTGCGTTTCGGGGTTGCTCCCGCCCCGCTTCCTCGGTTCCCTCCTCCGCCGGGCTCGGGTGGGGCGCGGAGGCGGCGGGTGACAGCCATGTCGGACAGCGGGGCGAGCCGCCTGCGGAGGCAGCTGGAGTCGGGGGGCTTCGAGGCGCAGCTGTACGTGAAGCAGCTGTCGCAGCAGTCGGACGGCGACCGCGACCTGCAGGAGCACCGGCAGCGCGTGCAGGCGCTGGCGGAGGAGACGGCGCAGAACCTGAAGCGCAATGTCTACCAGAACTACCGGCAGTTCATCGAGACGGCGCGCGAGATCTCGTACCTGGAGAGCGAAAtgtaccagctgagccacctgcTGACGGAGCAGAAGAGCAACCTGGAGAGCATCCCGCTGGCGCTGctgcccgccgccgccgcgggcGCCTCCGCGGGTGAGGACGCGGCGGGCGCGGGGCCGCGGGAGCGCGGGGCGGCCCAGGCAGGCTTCCTGCCCGGGCCGGCGGGTATCGGGCGCGAGGGCCCCGGTGCGGTGGAGGAGGGCAAGCAACGGACGCTCACCACGCTGCTGGAGAAGGTGGAGGGCTGCAGGGACCTCCTGGAGACGCCGGGACAGTACCTGGTGTACAACGGCGACCTGGTGGAGTACGAGGCGGACCACATGGCCCAGCTGCAGCGCGTGCACGGCTTCCTCATGAACGACTGTCTGCTGGTGGCCACCTGGCTGCCGCAGCGGCGAGGCATGTACCGCTACAATGCGCTCTACCCACTGGACCGCCTGGCGGTGGTCAACGTCAAGGACAACCCTCCCATGAAAGACATGTTCAAGCTGCTCATGTTCCCCGAGAGCCGAATCTTTCAGGCGGAAAATGCCAAGATTAAACGAGAGTGGCTGGAAGTGCTGGAGGAAACCAAGAGGGCGCTCAGTGACAAGAGGAGGCGGGAGCAGGAGGAGGCGGCGGCTCCTCGAGCTCCACCGCCGGTCGCGTCCAAGGGCGGCAACCCGTTTGAGGATGAGGACGAGGAAGAACTGGCCACCCCTGAGGCGGAGGAGGAAAAGGTGGACCTCTCCATGGAGTGGATCCAGGAGTTGCCGGAGGACCTGGATGTCTGCATCGCTCAGAGGGACTTTGAGGGAGCCGTGGACTTGCTGGACAAATTAAATCACTACCTGGAAGATAAACCCAGCCCTCCTCCTGTGAAAGAGCTGAGGGCCAAAGTGGATGAGCGCGTGCGACAGCTCACCGAGGTGCTGGTATTTGAGCTCTCCCCGGACCGGTCGCTGAGAGGCGGCCCCAAGGCTACGCGGAGGGCAGTGTCGCAGCTCATCCGGCTGGGCCAGTGTACCAAGGCTTGCGAGCTGTTTCTGAGGAACCGGGCGGCCGCTGTGCACACCGCCATCCGCCAGCTTCGGATAGAG
Coding sequences within it:
- the Exoc8 gene encoding exocyst complex component 8 translates to MSDSGASRLRRQLESGGFEAQLYVKQLSQQSDGDRDLQEHRQRVQALAEETAQNLKRNVYQNYRQFIETAREISYLESEMYQLSHLLTEQKSNLESIPLALLPAAAAGASAGEDAAGAGPRERGAAQAGFLPGPAGIGREGPGAVEEGKQRTLTTLLEKVEGCRDLLETPGQYLVYNGDLVEYEADHMAQLQRVHGFLMNDCLLVATWLPQRRGMYRYNALYPLDRLAVVNVKDNPPMKDMFKLLMFPESRIFQAENAKIKREWLEVLEETKRALSDKRRREQEEAAAPRAPPPVASKGGNPFEDEDEEELATPEAEEEKVDLSMEWIQELPEDLDVCIAQRDFEGAVDLLDKLNHYLEDKPSPPPVKELRAKVDERVRQLTEVLVFELSPDRSLRGGPKATRRAVSQLIRLGQCTKACELFLRNRAAAVHTAIRQLRIEGATLLYIHKLCHVFFTSLLETAREFETDFAGTHSGCYSAFVVWARSAMGMFVDAFSKQVFDSKESLSTAAECVKVAKEHCQQLGEIGLDLTFIIHALLVKDIQGALHSYKEIIIEATKHRNSEEMWRRMNLMTPEALGKLREEMRGCGVGNFEQYTGDDCWVNLSYTVVAFTKQTMGFLEEALKLYFPELHMVLLESLVEVILVAAQHVDYSLRCEQDPERKAFIRQNASFLYETVLPVVERRFEDGVGKPAKQLQDLRNASRLLRVNPESTTSVV